GCCGCCAAGGCCGGCTTGAGCCCTGGCCAGGAAATCATCGCCATCGACGGCGAGCCGACCTCGGGCTGGGGGGCGGTGAACCTGCAACTGGTCCGTCGTCTCGGCGAAAGCGGTACTTTGCAGCTGTTGGTCCGTGATCAGGGTTCCACGGCGGATTCGCCCCGTGAGCTGACGCTGGACAACTGGCTCAAGGGCGCCGACGAGCCGGATCCGATCCGCTCGCTGGGTATTCGTCCATGGCGTCCGGCGCTGCCGCCGGTGCTGGCTGAAATTGATCCGAAAGGCCCGGCCCAGGCGGCCGGGCTGAAAACCGGCGACCGTTTGCTGGCGCTCGATGGCAAGGCCGTCGATGACTGGCAACAGGTGGTCGATACTGTTCGTACGCGTCCGGATACCAAAATCCTGCTGCACGTCGAGCGCGATGGTGCTCAAATCGACGTCCCGGTGACTCTGGCCGCCCGTGGCGACAGCAAGGCACCGAGTGGTTACATGGGGGCCGGGGTGAAAGCCGTCGACTGGCCGCCGGAAATGATCCGCGAAGTCAGCTATGGGCCATTGGCTGCGATTGGCGAGGGGGCTCGACGCACCTGGACCATGAGCATCCTGACGCTCGATTCGCTGAAGAAAATGTTGTTCGGCGAGCTCTCGGTAAAAAACTTGAGTGGACCGATAACCATTGCTAAAGTGGCGGGCGCTTCTGCCCAGTCGGGCGTCGCTGATTTCCTGAATTTCCTTGCTTATCTGAGTATTAGCCTGGGAGTTCTGAATTTGTTGCCTATTCCTGTACTGGATGGGGGGCATTTGTTGTTTTATCTGATCGAGTGGGCGCGTGGTCGTCCCTTGTCGGATCGGGTGCAGGGTTGGGGGATACAGATCGGCATCAGTTTGGTGGTCGGGGTGATGTTGCTTGCCTTGGTCAACGATTTGGGTCGTCTGTAACACTTCGCTGAATTGCGAATCTGCCGCATTTTGCGGCAGTTTGTTTATTGCCAGTTGGAATAAGAAAGGACTTCATGAAACGTCTGCTGCTAACTGCGGTTTTCTCCGTATTGATGATCGCCGAAGTTCACGCCGAGTCCTTCACCATCTCTGATATTCGCGTCAATGGCCTCCAGCGGGTCTCCGCGGGTAGCGTCTTTGGTGCATTGCCGTTGAACGTCGGTGAACAGGCTGATGATCGTCGCCTGGTGGAATCCACTCGTGCGCTGTTCAAAACCGGGTTCTTTCAAGATATCCAACTGGGCCGCGATGGCAACGTCCTGGTTATCACGGTAGTCGAACGCCCGTCGGTCGCCAGTATCGAGATCGAAGGCAACAAGGCGATCTCCACTGAAGACCTGATGAAAGGCCTCAAGCAATCCGGTCTGGCCGAAGGTGAAATCTTCCAGCGAGCGACTCTTGAAGGCGTGCGTAACGAGCTGCAGCGTCAATATGTCGCCCAGGGTCGCTACTCGGCTACCGTCGACACCGAAGTGGTGCCGCAACCGCGTAACCGTGTAGGCCTCAAGGTCAACATCAACGAAGGCACCGTCGCTGCCATCCAGCACATCAACGTGGTGGGCAACACGGTCTTCCCTGATGAAGATCTGATCGACCTGTTCGAACTCAAGACCACCAACTGGCTGTCGTTCTTCAAGAACGATGACAAGTACGCCCGTGAAAAACTCTCCGGTGACCTGGAGCGCCTGCGTTCCTACTACCTGGACCGTGGCTATATCAACATGGATATCGCTTCGACCCAGGTGTCCATCACCCCGGACAAGAAGCACGTCTACATCACCGTCAACGTCACCGAAGGCGAGAAGTACACCGTTCGTGACGTCAAGCTGAGCGGCGACCTGAAAGTGCCTGAAGACCAGGTCAAGTCGTTGCTGCTGGTGCAGAAAGGCCAGGTGTTCTCGCGCAAGCTGATGACCACCACCTCCGAACTGATCACCCGCCGCCTGGGTAACGAAGGCTACACCTTCGCCAACGTCAACGGCGTGCCACAGCCTCACGATGACGATCACACCGTCGACATCACTTTTGCCGTTGATCC
This DNA window, taken from Pseudomonas sp. MYb118, encodes the following:
- the rseP gene encoding sigma E protease regulator RseP, whose product is MSALYMIVGTLVALGVLVTFHEFGHFWVARRCGVKVLRFSVGFGMPLLRWHDKQGTEFVVAAIPLGGYVKMLDEREGEVPADQLDQSFNRKSVRQRIAIVSAGPIANFLLALVFFWVLAMLGSEQVRPVIGAVESGSIAAKAGLSPGQEIIAIDGEPTSGWGAVNLQLVRRLGESGTLQLLVRDQGSTADSPRELTLDNWLKGADEPDPIRSLGIRPWRPALPPVLAEIDPKGPAQAAGLKTGDRLLALDGKAVDDWQQVVDTVRTRPDTKILLHVERDGAQIDVPVTLAARGDSKAPSGYMGAGVKAVDWPPEMIREVSYGPLAAIGEGARRTWTMSILTLDSLKKMLFGELSVKNLSGPITIAKVAGASAQSGVADFLNFLAYLSISLGVLNLLPIPVLDGGHLLFYLIEWARGRPLSDRVQGWGIQIGISLVVGVMLLALVNDLGRL